Proteins encoded in a region of the Balneola sp. genome:
- a CDS encoding outer membrane lipoprotein carrier protein LolA encodes MSSIKLLAVIFSVLLIFSETGKAQSPAFDELRGKFADNQVFTSSFEHTYIDSYTGETSTSTGVIWIDQVGYKLEGDHQLILVDGELSKVYDELRNRLIISEYDPDEDDFAPSRMLSGLDDTYTPAQESLDNGNTLIVLTTEDDFEVFVRVEIEVDSNLEPLKITAYDFAENVIITTFENGEFISRDENLFTLDYPDDAEVVDMRF; translated from the coding sequence ATGAGCTCGATTAAGCTACTCGCAGTGATTTTCTCAGTATTGCTAATCTTTTCAGAAACGGGGAAAGCTCAGAGCCCGGCCTTTGATGAACTTCGAGGGAAATTTGCTGATAACCAGGTGTTCACTTCATCATTTGAGCATACCTATATCGATTCCTATACCGGAGAAACAAGCACTTCAACGGGAGTGATATGGATAGATCAGGTTGGATATAAGTTGGAGGGTGATCATCAATTAATTCTTGTAGACGGAGAACTTTCTAAAGTATATGATGAACTTAGAAACAGGTTAATCATCAGCGAATATGATCCCGATGAAGATGATTTTGCTCCATCCCGAATGCTTAGCGGATTGGATGATACCTATACCCCTGCTCAGGAAAGTCTTGATAACGGAAATACTTTGATAGTACTTACTACAGAAGATGATTTTGAGGTATTTGTAAGGGTGGAGATAGAGGTGGATTCAAACTTAGAGCCCTTGAAAATAACTGCGTACGATTTTGCAGAAAATGTGATCATTACCACTTTTGAAAATGGTGAGTTTATATCCAGAGATGAAAATCTTTTCACACTGGATTATCCTGATGATGCTGAAGTGGTAGATATGAGGTTTTAA
- a CDS encoding MotA/TolQ/ExbB proton channel family protein, whose translation MNLAFLFWQDSTAIDSLSLSLQTDQVTFFDLMVEGGILMIPIFLLLLISIYVIVERWSALSRSHTDTERFLGSIEGMLKSGLQSDAIAYCDDFDKPLARIIKAGIKRLGRPIRDIEDAIDNAGKKEIFFLEKRMNWLATIAGVAPLLGFTGTVTGMIEAFMDIQSLQGNVNPSALAGGIWEALITTAAGLIVGLIAFGFYNFLLGRINRSIFELENASADFIDLLQSPAPKKQA comes from the coding sequence ATGAACTTAGCGTTTTTATTTTGGCAGGATTCTACGGCTATCGACTCCCTGTCACTTTCACTTCAAACCGATCAGGTAACGTTTTTTGACTTAATGGTAGAAGGAGGAATCTTGATGATTCCCATATTTCTTCTTCTGTTAATATCCATTTATGTAATTGTAGAACGATGGAGCGCACTTTCAAGATCCCATACCGATACCGAAAGGTTTTTAGGTTCAATCGAAGGTATGCTTAAATCAGGGCTTCAAAGTGACGCTATTGCTTACTGTGACGATTTCGATAAACCCCTAGCTCGGATTATTAAGGCAGGAATTAAACGATTGGGACGTCCAATCAGAGACATCGAAGATGCTATCGACAATGCAGGTAAAAAAGAAATTTTCTTCCTCGAAAAAAGGATGAATTGGTTAGCCACCATTGCCGGGGTTGCCCCCCTATTGGGTTTCACCGGAACAGTAACGGGTATGATAGAGGCCTTTATGGATATTCAATCACTTCAAGGAAATGTAAACCCAAGCGCATTAGCTGGGGGTATATGGGAAGCCTTGATTACCACAGCGGCAGGTCTAATTGTAGGTTTGATTGCTTTTGGTTTTTATAATTTCTTGTTAGGTCGAATCAACCGATCCATTTTTGAGCTTGAAAATGCTTCCGCTGATTTTATTGATTTACTTCAATCCCCGGCACCTAAAAAACAGGCATAA
- a CDS encoding NAD-dependent epimerase/dehydratase family protein translates to MNILVLGASGGCGSYVVAQGVQRGHKVTALVREETSFAASPEVEVIRGSVLDYSTLEKATRNQDAVISCLGLKRKNKLNPWSSITSPLDLTTKTAENLMKALPADFPVAVISAAGVGESFDRTNSVLQFLIRKSNLGPAYQDLENMEELLSSGELNWHAVRPVTLTNGKQSKKTSVNSSYGLFDMISRASVASWLLDVIEQGGYPQSRTPIIKG, encoded by the coding sequence ATGAACATACTTGTACTTGGAGCCTCAGGAGGTTGTGGCTCCTACGTAGTAGCGCAAGGGGTACAGCGAGGCCATAAGGTCACGGCCTTAGTTCGGGAAGAAACTTCTTTTGCGGCTTCGCCGGAAGTGGAGGTGATCAGAGGTAGTGTATTAGATTACAGTACCCTGGAAAAGGCTACCCGAAACCAGGATGCGGTGATCTCTTGCCTTGGGTTGAAACGAAAAAACAAGCTCAACCCCTGGTCTTCGATTACTTCACCACTAGATCTTACTACCAAAACGGCAGAAAATCTTATGAAGGCCCTTCCTGCTGATTTTCCAGTAGCTGTAATAAGTGCTGCAGGAGTAGGGGAGTCTTTTGACCGAACTAATTCCGTACTTCAGTTTCTAATTCGGAAAAGTAACCTTGGCCCTGCTTACCAGGATTTAGAGAATATGGAAGAGCTTCTTAGCTCAGGCGAATTAAACTGGCATGCAGTACGTCCGGTAACACTCACTAATGGTAAGCAGAGTAAAAAGACCTCGGTAAACAGCTCATATGGCCTTTTCGATATGATCTCCAGAGCAAGCGTAGCCTCATGGTTATTGGATGTAATTGAGCAGGGCGGTTATCCGCAATCACGAACACCGATTATTAAGGGGTGA
- a CDS encoding glycosyl hydrolase has protein sequence MKRVVTFFAALIVCALINYQAEAQIFGHGTETDSPTYSEQDLKDLAFRNIGPFRGGRSVAVAGHDDEPYTYYTGFTGGGVYKTTDGGNTWINISDGYFKTGSVGAIDVADSDPNVIYVGMGETDIRGNMSAGDGMYRSTDAGKTWTYLGLGESRFIGDIEIHPENPDVVWVAAMGKLFGGEGNPERGVFKTTDGGKTWNKVLFRNNQTGAVDIAVDPNNSRILFAAMWEAYRNPWEMSSGGEGSGLFKSTDGGETWTEITKNPGLPKGLVGKIGVSVSPVNSNRVFAIVENARGGGLFRSEDGGDSWTRVSADRNLRQRAWYYSKVIADTGNEDVVYVLNVGFWKSTDGGRTFSRIGTPHGDHHDLWIASNDPQRMVIGDDGGGQVTFNGGEGWSSYYTSATAQIYQVATDNQFPYMIYGAQQDNSTFAIRSRTGGFGITERDWWPVAGGESGYIAPDPENPDVTYGGSYGGYLNRYDAKLGLSDRIDVWPDNPMGAGAKELKYRFQWTFPIIISPHNPDVLYATSQHVHRSTDEGMSWETISPDLSRNDTTKQDESGGPITKDDTSVEYYNTIFTFVESAIEPGLMWAGSDDGLIHISRDNGETWDNVTPRGLPESMISILDASHHDAGTAYFAATRYKFGDFQPMIYKTTNYGRNWSKITDGIPDGDFTRVVREDPNKAGLLYAGTETGLYISFDAGDNWQPFQLNLPATPITDLAVHKRDKDLIVATQGRSFWVLDDLPVLHQITEQITDADHHLFDPEDSYLFGRSGNIAPGRTIGQNPTSGAVVYYMLGSDTEEEVKLEFLDMRDNVIQTYSSKEDSRGRAVRESPLFYEEEDRVRPSVVSNKAGLNKFSWNLQYKGVTNLDGRQILWAGNTSGPRAVPGTYKVRMHIGDEMVGEQDFEVKKDPRLTSISQQDLIAQFELVQTINAKLDSTHKSINRIREVREEINEMMAEAKDNKELQDKAKAMLAAMSDIENELVQTKAEATQDVLNFPIKLNNKLAALKGTVATGYGRPTAQQYAVFEDLGAKVDVQLNKLNTIWNGEYETVMEEFENPTGSIQN, from the coding sequence ATGAAAAGAGTGGTCACTTTTTTTGCAGCCTTAATAGTCTGCGCACTAATCAATTACCAAGCAGAAGCTCAAATTTTTGGGCATGGTACTGAAACTGATTCTCCAACCTATAGTGAACAGGATCTCAAAGATTTAGCATTCAGAAATATTGGCCCCTTTCGCGGGGGGCGTTCAGTAGCTGTTGCAGGTCATGATGACGAGCCTTATACCTATTACACCGGCTTCACAGGTGGAGGAGTATATAAAACCACAGATGGTGGTAATACCTGGATAAATATTTCAGATGGATACTTTAAAACGGGTTCAGTTGGTGCGATCGATGTAGCCGATTCCGATCCTAATGTGATTTATGTGGGAATGGGTGAAACGGATATTCGTGGAAATATGAGTGCCGGAGATGGTATGTATCGTTCTACTGATGCAGGTAAAACCTGGACTTATCTTGGATTAGGTGAGAGCAGATTCATTGGAGATATCGAGATTCACCCTGAAAATCCTGATGTAGTTTGGGTTGCTGCAATGGGTAAGCTTTTTGGTGGAGAAGGAAATCCGGAGCGAGGAGTGTTTAAAACTACCGATGGTGGTAAAACCTGGAATAAAGTGCTCTTCCGCAATAATCAAACCGGTGCTGTTGATATCGCTGTTGATCCGAATAATTCTCGGATACTTTTTGCGGCTATGTGGGAAGCCTATCGAAACCCATGGGAAATGAGTAGCGGTGGAGAAGGAAGTGGGCTATTCAAAAGTACCGATGGTGGTGAAACCTGGACAGAAATCACTAAGAACCCCGGTCTGCCAAAAGGATTAGTAGGAAAGATTGGAGTTTCTGTTTCTCCTGTTAACTCGAACAGAGTATTCGCCATTGTAGAGAACGCAAGGGGCGGTGGTCTATTCCGATCAGAAGATGGAGGAGATTCCTGGACTCGAGTAAGTGCAGATAGAAATCTTCGTCAAAGAGCTTGGTATTATTCCAAAGTAATTGCCGATACCGGAAACGAAGATGTAGTATATGTACTGAATGTAGGATTCTGGAAATCTACTGATGGTGGAAGAACCTTTAGCAGAATTGGAACACCACACGGCGATCATCATGATTTATGGATTGCTTCCAATGATCCACAACGAATGGTAATTGGGGATGACGGTGGAGGCCAGGTGACTTTTAATGGTGGTGAAGGCTGGTCGAGCTATTACACATCGGCTACAGCACAGATTTACCAGGTTGCTACCGACAACCAATTCCCTTATATGATTTATGGCGCTCAGCAGGATAACAGCACCTTTGCCATTCGAAGCAGAACCGGAGGCTTTGGTATTACCGAAAGAGATTGGTGGCCAGTTGCTGGTGGTGAAAGTGGATACATCGCACCAGATCCAGAAAACCCTGATGTTACTTACGGTGGAAGCTACGGAGGATATCTAAATAGATATGATGCTAAACTTGGATTAAGCGACAGAATTGATGTATGGCCGGATAATCCCATGGGAGCTGGAGCAAAAGAACTTAAGTATAGATTCCAATGGACTTTCCCGATCATTATTTCACCTCATAATCCTGATGTGTTGTACGCTACCTCACAGCACGTGCATCGCTCAACGGATGAGGGAATGAGTTGGGAAACTATTAGCCCGGATCTTTCTAGGAATGATACCACTAAGCAGGATGAATCAGGTGGGCCAATCACAAAAGACGATACTTCGGTTGAATACTATAATACTATTTTCACCTTTGTTGAATCAGCTATCGAACCTGGCCTGATGTGGGCAGGTTCAGATGATGGCTTAATTCATATCAGTCGTGATAATGGAGAAACCTGGGATAATGTGACACCAAGAGGATTGCCAGAGTCAATGATTAGTATTCTGGATGCTTCACATCACGATGCCGGAACCGCTTATTTTGCTGCTACTCGTTATAAGTTCGGCGACTTCCAACCAATGATATATAAAACCACGAATTATGGAAGGAACTGGAGTAAAATCACCGATGGAATTCCTGATGGAGATTTTACCCGTGTAGTAAGAGAAGACCCAAATAAAGCAGGCTTGCTTTATGCCGGAACAGAGACGGGTCTATACATCTCATTTGATGCCGGAGATAACTGGCAACCTTTCCAATTGAATTTACCAGCAACTCCAATTACGGATTTAGCGGTACATAAAAGAGATAAGGATTTGATTGTGGCTACTCAAGGGCGCTCCTTCTGGGTTCTTGACGACCTTCCTGTGCTACATCAGATCACCGAACAGATAACAGATGCAGATCACCACTTATTTGATCCCGAAGATTCATATCTATTCGGACGTTCAGGGAATATCGCTCCTGGAAGAACGATAGGGCAAAATCCAACCTCTGGCGCGGTAGTGTACTATATGCTAGGAAGTGATACAGAGGAAGAAGTTAAGCTCGAGTTCCTGGATATGAGAGATAATGTAATTCAGACGTATTCAAGCAAAGAAGATTCCAGAGGACGGGCGGTAAGAGAATCTCCGTTATTCTATGAAGAAGAAGACCGTGTTCGTCCATCGGTGGTATCCAACAAAGCCGGATTAAACAAATTCTCGTGGAACCTTCAATACAAAGGGGTAACTAACCTAGATGGTCGTCAGATTCTTTGGGCTGGAAATACTTCGGGGCCACGAGCAGTTCCGGGTACCTATAAAGTGCGTATGCATATCGGTGATGAGATGGTGGGCGAACAGGATTTCGAAGTAAAGAAAGACCCACGTTTAACGTCTATCTCTCAACAAGACCTTATTGCTCAATTTGAGCTCGTTCAGACCATCAATGCTAAGTTGGACAGTACCCATAAATCCATTAATAGAATTCGTGAAGTACGAGAAGAAATCAATGAGATGATGGCAGAGGCTAAAGACAATAAAGAGCTTCAGGATAAAGCGAAAGCGATGCTTGCTGCAATGTCTGATATTGAAAACGAGCTGGTACAAACCAAAGCTGAGGCAACTCAGGATGTACTTAACTTCCCAATCAAGCTGAACAACAAACTGGCTGCGCTTAAAGGAACCGTAGCAACAGGCTATGGCCGTCCAACAGCTCAACAATATGCCGTATTCGAAGACCTCGGAGCCAAAGTAGATGTACAGCTCAATAAGTTGAATACAATTTGGAATGGGGAGTATGAGACGGTGATGGAAGAGTTCGAAAACCCAACAGGATCTATTCAGAATTAA
- a CDS encoding biopolymer transporter ExbD, producing the protein MARDFRRGDKRLTPLTLFSQSSLTDIVLLLLIFFLLTSSFVTNFGIKVDIPRAESSSVTNNEFISVAITRDGQFYVEGELTAAGSLSGAIRQAKNNKSASTIVLRADKNSIIDNSVRVLNIGKALDLRLAIATEQGSF; encoded by the coding sequence ATGGCAAGAGATTTCAGACGAGGAGATAAAAGACTTACTCCCCTTACTCTTTTTTCACAGTCCTCTTTGACTGACATTGTATTGCTGCTTCTAATTTTCTTCCTGCTAACCTCCTCCTTTGTGACCAATTTTGGAATAAAGGTAGACATCCCAAGGGCAGAAAGTAGTTCAGTTACCAATAATGAATTTATTTCTGTAGCAATCACACGAGATGGCCAGTTTTATGTAGAAGGGGAACTAACGGCTGCGGGGTCTCTTTCGGGAGCGATTAGGCAAGCAAAAAATAATAAATCGGCCAGCACAATCGTATTAAGAGCGGATAAAAATTCAATCATTGACAATTCCGTAAGGGTGTTGAACATTGGGAAAGCTTTAGATCTTAGATTGGCAATAGCAACTGAACAAGGCTCATTCTAA
- a CDS encoding TonB-dependent receptor: MRFVKGFIFIATLFVWSDIQAQTGTNPQNSLLPEINPQDIEIRSEFRARFPGLRRQPILGFNPKPRVFRINPNRMPFMETRDEAVASIAITQLDRPAPPSKSTLKTPDRTIGLLRAGVGSFVTPEAELYAFHSFNERTAAKANINYQSTDGHLDDHLSSFRFFDGSIGLRNQVSEDLSVSGDIGFLSDFNRVFDLAPIFQAGIGETAKKEYLGFGAEVNVTQTKNALEGWELNVGVNTVNIDLLAGATRSGEVNEQNFNVDFGKYWAGRKLYETFKVEGSVRGGNYQYSGISSRQWIDARGGLEYRKMLNFSAHISAKGGIAYVSDGLSSQLYINPELKLRYNLRDAVIITGSLWGRPEMNSVYEHHQINRLLNTQTDLQHSYNSGVSGEIAFQPLEGNRIFGGMTYQITKDYAFYSRDVETQGGTDFFTFYNVDYGKANIFEFYGGITQQLVAEKFWFDAKVYARRLKLSAGGDIPFEERFGLNASLSYKLADDLTISGWSEYTGKREAPSSDEDLKAFVLVNGSAEYQITNRFGVYLKVLNILGQKYELWEGYEERPFQVYGGLTVTF; encoded by the coding sequence ATGCGATTCGTTAAAGGATTTATTTTTATTGCTACCCTTTTTGTTTGGTCTGATATTCAGGCTCAAACCGGCACCAATCCCCAAAACTCCCTCCTTCCTGAGATTAATCCCCAGGATATTGAGATACGGAGTGAATTCAGGGCTCGTTTTCCGGGGCTAAGACGCCAACCCATTCTTGGATTCAATCCCAAACCACGAGTTTTTCGGATTAACCCAAACCGAATGCCGTTTATGGAAACCCGTGATGAGGCTGTAGCAAGTATTGCCATTACGCAACTAGACCGTCCTGCACCGCCTTCAAAATCAACATTAAAGACACCAGACAGAACCATTGGTTTACTACGCGCGGGGGTAGGCAGCTTTGTGACACCCGAAGCTGAACTATATGCATTCCATTCTTTTAATGAGCGAACGGCTGCTAAGGCCAATATTAACTACCAGTCGACGGATGGTCATCTTGATGACCATTTAAGTAGTTTCCGATTTTTTGACGGGAGTATAGGGTTACGTAATCAGGTTAGTGAGGACCTTTCGGTTTCCGGAGATATAGGCTTTTTAAGTGATTTTAACCGGGTGTTTGACCTGGCTCCTATATTTCAGGCTGGAATAGGGGAGACCGCAAAAAAGGAGTATTTGGGATTTGGAGCGGAGGTAAACGTTACCCAAACTAAGAATGCCTTAGAAGGTTGGGAGCTAAATGTTGGAGTAAATACTGTCAATATTGATTTGTTGGCAGGGGCAACCCGATCTGGCGAGGTTAACGAGCAAAACTTCAATGTTGATTTTGGAAAGTATTGGGCAGGAAGAAAACTCTATGAAACATTCAAAGTTGAGGGCTCAGTACGAGGTGGGAATTACCAGTATTCCGGTATTTCTTCAAGACAATGGATTGACGCCAGGGGTGGTTTAGAATATCGGAAGATGCTCAATTTTAGTGCTCACATCTCAGCTAAGGGAGGAATCGCTTATGTATCAGATGGGCTTTCAAGTCAATTATATATAAATCCGGAATTGAAATTAAGGTACAATCTAAGAGATGCTGTTATTATTACAGGGAGTTTATGGGGGCGCCCTGAAATGAATTCAGTATATGAGCACCATCAAATTAATCGATTATTAAACACTCAAACAGATTTACAGCATAGCTATAACTCTGGTGTTTCAGGAGAAATAGCGTTTCAACCTCTTGAAGGCAACCGGATTTTCGGTGGTATGACCTATCAGATTACTAAAGATTATGCTTTCTATTCCAGGGATGTTGAAACACAGGGAGGTACGGACTTCTTTACCTTTTATAATGTGGATTATGGAAAGGCAAACATATTTGAGTTTTATGGAGGTATCACTCAACAATTAGTTGCAGAGAAATTCTGGTTCGATGCGAAAGTATACGCTCGCAGACTAAAGCTTTCAGCAGGTGGTGACATTCCTTTTGAAGAACGGTTTGGCTTGAATGCTTCACTTTCATACAAACTGGCTGATGACCTAACGATCTCGGGATGGTCGGAATACACAGGAAAAAGAGAAGCACCTTCTTCAGATGAAGATTTAAAAGCATTTGTGCTTGTTAACGGAAGTGCAGAGTATCAAATAACAAACCGATTTGGGGTTTATCTCAAAGTGTTGAATATTTTAGGGCAAAAGTATGAACTTTGGGAAGGCTACGAGGAACGCCCATTTCAGGTCTATGGAGGATTAACCGTAACTTTTTAG
- a CDS encoding UPF0104 family protein codes for MNKILKIGLSVVFAALFLWLAFRNVEFSEIMEASKEMSWGWTFPFTLCLILSHYLRAERWRMLFNDGGVIPHRFTLFTGVMFGYLSNIPVPRLGEVTRPIYVARQVGESNSKIIGTIVLERIVDVLSMLIIMAFVGIFLISDAEILNRLFGIDFTNSDEVSSIVGSLALVGVAALIVGAMLFFMVVRLSKGDTAFARFINKVREASKNFFAGVLSIRKLKNWPLFLFYTFAIWGFYILMIYFPFWMFDLHISFELSLADAVVLTMVSAVGISIPTPGGIGSYHYFITYSLFVLYAVPEVTGLAFATITHAATLLLVMLIAPICLAIDKFVVLRKEAVEK; via the coding sequence TTGAATAAGATTTTAAAAATAGGGTTAAGTGTAGTTTTTGCTGCACTTTTTTTATGGTTGGCCTTCAGAAATGTCGAGTTTTCCGAAATCATGGAAGCCTCAAAGGAAATGAGTTGGGGATGGACTTTCCCCTTTACCTTATGTTTGATCCTTTCGCACTATTTACGAGCGGAACGCTGGAGAATGCTTTTTAATGACGGTGGTGTGATTCCTCATCGCTTTACTTTATTCACCGGCGTTATGTTTGGCTATCTCTCTAATATCCCTGTTCCGAGGTTAGGAGAAGTTACACGTCCGATTTATGTAGCAAGACAAGTTGGAGAAAGTAATTCCAAGATCATTGGCACTATAGTACTGGAAAGAATTGTCGATGTATTGAGTATGCTTATAATCATGGCCTTTGTTGGAATATTTCTCATTTCGGATGCAGAAATACTGAATCGACTTTTTGGGATAGACTTTACCAATTCCGATGAGGTATCCTCAATAGTTGGGAGCCTTGCATTAGTTGGTGTTGCGGCTCTAATAGTTGGGGCAATGCTTTTCTTTATGGTAGTAAGGCTAAGCAAAGGAGACACAGCTTTTGCTCGTTTTATTAATAAAGTAAGGGAGGCCTCAAAGAATTTTTTTGCAGGTGTGCTTTCAATTAGAAAGCTTAAGAACTGGCCCCTCTTTTTATTTTATACCTTCGCCATTTGGGGATTCTATATCCTGATGATCTACTTCCCATTTTGGATGTTCGATTTACACATCAGCTTTGAATTATCCTTAGCAGATGCTGTGGTACTTACTATGGTCTCTGCTGTGGGTATATCAATCCCAACACCCGGAGGCATAGGAAGCTATCACTATTTTATTACATACAGCCTTTTTGTGTTATATGCAGTTCCAGAAGTCACCGGGTTAGCTTTTGCCACAATAACACATGCTGCTACACTCCTGTTAGTAATGCTTATTGCCCCTATCTGTCTTGCCATCGACAAATTTGTAGTACTGAGAAAAGAGGCGGTTGAGAAATAA
- a CDS encoding energy transducer TonB, whose amino-acid sequence MKPTFTKDDQRALGVTLSVAVVLLAFSLWYTIDMGKNLRPSFIEVEFGDFQTGQLTQFSEVQNEQVATRQNPSEVEAEEPVEEAPEPEEAPQTPAEENVKPVDLPDEVEEVENDPVETPDTEVIDPTTTVEEQAEEQIEVPPQAQVDEEQNEGAEESGDVDGAIGETNSDQGIGTDEEKTSPYELKWEGDIERAPMVQPLPSNNANTEAVITVRFEVRPNGTVGRIIPLRKMNPELETEVMRTLRTWRFSRLPSGVPQQAQWGTITFRFVFD is encoded by the coding sequence ATGAAACCTACTTTCACAAAGGATGATCAAAGAGCATTAGGGGTAACCCTTTCAGTGGCAGTAGTACTGCTCGCTTTTTCTTTGTGGTATACCATTGATATGGGTAAAAATCTTCGCCCATCCTTTATTGAAGTAGAATTTGGAGATTTTCAAACAGGTCAGCTCACCCAATTTTCAGAAGTTCAGAATGAGCAGGTGGCTACACGCCAAAATCCTTCAGAAGTAGAAGCCGAAGAACCTGTTGAAGAAGCTCCGGAGCCAGAAGAAGCTCCTCAAACTCCCGCTGAAGAAAATGTAAAGCCTGTTGATTTACCCGACGAAGTAGAAGAAGTAGAAAATGACCCGGTAGAAACCCCTGATACTGAGGTAATTGATCCAACTACTACTGTAGAAGAACAGGCCGAAGAACAAATCGAAGTTCCTCCTCAAGCCCAGGTTGATGAGGAGCAAAATGAGGGTGCCGAAGAAAGCGGTGATGTGGATGGAGCTATTGGTGAAACCAACTCCGATCAGGGTATTGGAACCGATGAAGAAAAGACTTCTCCTTATGAGCTTAAATGGGAGGGCGATATTGAACGTGCCCCTATGGTTCAGCCTTTACCAAGCAATAATGCTAATACAGAAGCAGTTATTACCGTCCGTTTTGAAGTACGACCAAATGGTACCGTTGGAAGAATTATTCCTTTAAGAAAGATGAATCCGGAATTAGAAACAGAAGTAATGAGAACGTTGCGAACATGGAGGTTTTCGAGACTTCCAAGTGGAGTTCCGCAACAAGCTCAGTGGGGTACTATAACCTTTAGATTTGTATTTGATTAA